Proteins from one Thermobifida alba genomic window:
- a CDS encoding potassium channel family protein has translation MPRSTANDRRVLVIGLGRFGGSLAEELVAHGWEVLGVDNNPRRVQSYADLLTYTVVADTTDDETLRQIGAHEFSRAVVAIGSHLEESILTTSLLVDMGVPNIWAKAVNRRHGRILQQIGAHHVVLPEHDMGERVAHLLSGRMLDYVEIEENFALGKTRAPLEIIGRRLGETGVRSAHGITVVCIKRHGESFTYATADTVPQKGDIVIVAGKTDDVERFAELK, from the coding sequence GTGCCGCGCAGCACAGCGAACGACCGACGGGTACTCGTCATCGGTCTCGGCCGGTTCGGCGGTTCCCTCGCCGAGGAACTGGTCGCCCACGGGTGGGAGGTGCTGGGCGTGGACAACAACCCCCGCCGGGTGCAGTCCTACGCCGACCTCCTCACGTACACCGTCGTCGCCGACACCACCGACGACGAGACGCTGCGCCAGATCGGCGCGCACGAGTTCTCCCGCGCGGTGGTGGCCATCGGCAGCCACCTGGAGGAGAGCATCCTGACCACGTCCCTGCTGGTGGACATGGGGGTGCCCAACATCTGGGCCAAGGCGGTCAACCGGCGCCACGGCCGCATCCTCCAGCAGATCGGCGCCCACCACGTGGTGCTGCCCGAGCACGACATGGGCGAACGGGTGGCCCACCTGCTGTCGGGGCGGATGCTGGACTACGTCGAGATCGAGGAGAACTTCGCCCTCGGCAAGACCCGCGCCCCCCTGGAGATCATCGGCCGCAGGCTGGGGGAGACCGGGGTGCGCTCGGCCCACGGCATCACCGTGGTGTGCATCAAGCGGCACGGCGAGTCGTTCACCTACGCCACGGCGGACACCGTCCCGCAGAAGGGGGACATCGTCATCGTCGCGGGCAAGACCGACGACGTGGAGCGGTTCGCCGAGCTGAAGTAG
- a CDS encoding metal ABC transporter solute-binding protein, Zn/Mn family → MHSEISTKLLAAGAAGALLASLTACSEDPGGAAGVQIVTTVYPLEWLASRIADGHASVTNLTEAGADPHEVELSPRQIGVIADADVVLHIGGMQPAVDEAVGQHAADRSLDAAEVVDLLPAPDAGHGHHDDTEHHGEGAGAHGGVDPHLWLDTERLAVLAGELADRLGEADPDHAAAYRENHDATVAELAELGAAYTEGLTGCARRELVVAHAAFGYLADAHGLEQISVTGLDSHEEPSPARIAEVVHAVEEHGATTVFTSPLTDPSIAETVAGETGAEVAVLDPLESLTEESPGTDYPSVMRANLDSLTAALDCS, encoded by the coding sequence ATGCACTCTGAAATATCGACGAAACTGCTCGCCGCCGGCGCCGCGGGAGCGCTGCTGGCCTCCCTGACCGCGTGCTCGGAGGACCCCGGCGGAGCCGCCGGGGTCCAGATCGTCACCACGGTCTACCCGCTGGAGTGGCTGGCCTCCCGGATCGCGGACGGCCACGCCTCGGTCACCAACCTGACGGAAGCCGGCGCCGACCCCCACGAGGTGGAGCTGAGCCCCCGCCAGATCGGCGTGATCGCCGACGCCGACGTGGTCCTCCACATCGGCGGGATGCAGCCCGCCGTCGACGAGGCGGTCGGCCAGCACGCCGCGGACCGCTCCCTCGACGCGGCCGAGGTGGTCGATCTGCTCCCCGCCCCGGATGCCGGGCACGGCCACCACGACGACACGGAGCACCACGGAGAGGGGGCCGGGGCCCACGGCGGCGTGGACCCGCACCTGTGGCTGGACACCGAGCGGCTGGCCGTCCTCGCGGGGGAGCTGGCCGACCGGCTGGGCGAGGCCGACCCCGACCACGCGGCGGCCTACCGGGAGAACCACGACGCGACCGTCGCGGAGCTGGCCGAACTGGGGGCCGCCTACACGGAGGGGCTGACCGGCTGCGCACGGCGTGAACTGGTGGTGGCCCACGCCGCGTTCGGGTACCTGGCCGACGCCCACGGCCTGGAGCAGATCAGCGTCACCGGCCTCGACTCCCACGAGGAGCCCTCCCCCGCCCGGATCGCCGAGGTGGTGCACGCCGTCGAGGAGCACGGCGCCACCACGGTCTTCACCTCTCCGCTGACCGACCCCTCCATCGCCGAGACCGTCGCGGGCGAGACCGGCGCCGAGGTCGCGGTGCTGGACCCCCTGGAGAGCCTCACCGAGGAGTCGCCGGGCACGGACTACCCGTCCGTGATGCGGGCGAACCTGGACTCCCTCACCGCCGCCCTGGACTGTTCCTGA